gacttatggcaaccctatgaatgagagacctcaaagtcaccctgtcatcaacCACAAACTCAGGGCTATGGCTTCATGTATCCACCtacaatgcagtcttcctcttttcttactgcctttCACCTTACCAAACATTGCTATATTTCCTAATAAGTCATTGGTAGATCATTAAAAAATACCTGGGATCTTCAAACAGGCCTAGAAATTAATTCTGGCAGTAATTCTAGACAGTCATTGCCAACCATAGTGGATGATAGTGGCTTGTAAAGATCAATAATAGGTAATTCTGTTCAATATTTTAGCATTCAGCTGCTGCCAGGACAGATGGATAAAAGCACACAGGTATACTGGTAAATATAACACAGTATCATAGAAATTTATTTGGCCCTCACTTGTTAAGCATAAGGAATGTGAGGTTTGTTTTTTCACCTTCAGAATAAATAGCTAAATTTAAGCGTTTATTACAGTAGGCTTACCAGAAGCAAAAGAACTATTCACTTTTCAATGTTTAAGACCATAGAATGTCGCTAAGTATCAGAAAGGTGTAATTTAGAAGTTTAGTGACTGGGGACTCCAGTGTGGAAATAGAAGCAAAGAGCAATTATGAGTCTGACCATCTATTAAAGGGAGGGTGGAGAACCCCATACAACATTGTTCTGAGAAGTAAAGTCTTAGGCTCACAAAATCATCACATTGCTTTCATGTACCACATGAAAGGAAAATTGTATGACATTCCTTCTTTGGAACACTTTCTGGGAAGAAAGTGTCTGCAATGCTGTCAGGATCCAGATGGaagcaatttttaaaagcatttaacaacagataatgcctttttaaaattcaCCTGCAATCCATCATCAACTGACAAGAATGGCATACCGGAAAAGCAAGTTTGCAACCATTACTACATTATACAATTGCACAGAAAAAATGCCAAGGTTGCTATGAGCTGTAATTAACTTCCAAAGGAACTGGAGTGCTATTTGGCTGGGCAGTGGCTTATCCAAAATGGAGAAGGATAGACTGATAAGAGAAGAGCCAAAGCTGGTTCTCTTGCGAATATGAGCTATTAACTTAATGGCTGGATTTTTCCATGTTCATTAAAAAGATGTTACACAAAGCATTATGCCTATTAGATATTCTTTTTTTATGGCACTGGATTACCTCTGCCTATAAAGTAGCATGAAAATGCAAGCATAAAAGTTCTTAGAGCCAAAAATAAAATGTCACTGATAAATAATATGGAATTGAGATTTGCAATTTATTAAGGCATTAGAGTTCCTTGGAAGATAATTAAATATCTCATAAAacaacaaatctcaggattctacaGGACAGAGATAAGACAGTGGCAATTACAGTAGTACTGAAGTGCTAAGTGCTATGCTTCTGGAGTGCAAAAGAGTCCTTTATCTGTGACAAGACAGTCAACTTAGCCTAACACCATGCTGGAAGACATGTGAACATGAACTTTTTAAAGAATTTCTTTAACAGTTCTCCTCATTTATACTACAGTACTTTACTAGGCGGGAGAAAAACAAGTTCAGAATGACACAGTTCCCCTTCCCAGCTGAATGGAAAAGCCATTCATTGGAACTGGATCATGATCCCTTTCTACTAAAACTGCACTTCCACAAATTGCCTCTGCTAACAGAAGCAACAGCTTTGAAACAAAAAAGTGCAAGTTCTTGCAGAGAATTCTAATTTTTCTACTGAAACCCTGCAGCATTTATTCTGTCCAGATAAAATGCATTATCCTTTAACTGTAGTTGCAATTAATATCATTCCTATATATAATGAGTCCTTTTGTGAACTAAAATCTTTCCTAACCAATGCAGTGGTACACTGTTTTTCACCAAACCCTGGAGGCCTAATTCTTTCAACAGGACTTTCTGCCCAACCCACAACCTCCTTATGCTGAAAGAATGTTAAGTTGCTGTGAAAAATTGGTTCAAGCGctccaaactttgcacaaacaAGTCAATTAACTGCTGCAATTAAGATgagaaaatacacacacatctcTGTATAGATGTGGCCTGAATACAGCAAAAACTATTTTCCACATTTTTGTTTTTCAGTCAATTTCCATCCAAAGGATAATAAAGAATGAGAAGAAAATAACTGTTCACACAAAATAGAACAATTAAATAAGCACTTAAATTAGAAATGCCTACTTTAAATCCCATTAGTTTCAATAGGTGAATGACTAAACATGAttaaggtgtatctacactgcagaattaatgcaattggaCATCGCTTTAACTACCATGCCTTGGTGGTAGGGAAGTATgaggtttgcagtttggtgagtcaTCAGCACTCcttgacagaaaaggctaaagactttgaaaacctacaaatctcaggatcccataatgtgaagccatggcagttaaaatagtgtcaaactgctttaattctccagtgtagatgcacgctGTGTCAGGATCCAACCTTctgaaaataaaatgcaatatattttTGAGCTGTAGTTTAAAATGCCCCTAAAAAGATGCTTGTCTTAATTCATAATAGTACCAGTAAGTGCTATTATTTACTGCTAGAACCTTGAGATCATGGCATGAAGAAGACGGAATCTAAGAAACTCTAGAACAAAAGTAAATCCATCTGTCTCAGTGGAATGAAACTTAGAACATAGAATGGTGTTCAGTATAGCACTTCATGCAGATGTGAGACAGACTTTTAAAAGTGCTAGCTTTCTACTGAGATAGGACAAGTCATCTCTGCTTGACTAGACACCTAGCTGGTTACTTCCTTAATGGAAGATTCAAAAGAATCTTCTCATTTAGTTATGAGCCAGCTTTACATCTCAGGGTGCTGCCAATGTAGAAGACACACGGTTTATTTACACTGGCTTGTACATGGGAGTATTCGATGTAAACAatgtatttaaattaaaaaaagtatttattatattttgtacagttaaaaaaagaattttcagGCCAGtgaggtatagtggtttgagcattggactacaacactggagatcagggttggaatccctgctcagccatggaaacccacagtgattctggccacgaaaacGTTCGACAATAGCTTTTGCTGGGTTTGAATGTACATTACATGTGTATCATCTAATAAGCCTCCTCCAGAGGAGCGGCATGTGACTGGAATCCAAGGGCAGAGCCCCGATAAACTTGTTTTGCTGGTGAGCTAGACTTAACAACAAAGAAAACTGCTGTTTGGTGTTCATAAAGTGAGGCTAACAGCAATACTCTAGCATATATTCTTCTTACTTCTCACTCTTTTGTGTCCCAGTGTCACAAACGTGGGCTGATCCAGACAATGTCTTACAAAGACTTTCAGAATGAACTCTATGCTATTGGTAACAAGCTATGGCTCAAACTCCAGAGACTACCCAAGGCTGAACCAGTTGAAATTGTGTCCTTTTCTGTCATTATCTTATTCATTGGTAAGTACATTTTTTCTATATGTTTGCAACTAACTAGACTTATCAGATGGGCCTACTCTGTTTTGCAAATCAACAATAAGCTCTTTGGGAGCTCTGCTATTTCTTTTGTTCTCTCAAGAATATTAACATGATTAAAGTGTATTTGTACAAAACATACTATTCAATACAGATTTATACTGGTAAAATCTACCTCATGATTATGTAAGCACTCTATACTTGTGAATGTAGCAAGAGGAACTACTCAAAATTTTATCAGCTGAATGGCATGGGAGATCTCCATATTTATGAAAATAGAAATCTAAATTACAATGTTGTGGTGTTGGTGGcgtttatatttatttctatcccattttcTCCCCAGCTTGGGACTCAAAGCAATTTACAACAAATTTAAAATTGAACCATTAAAAATTCTCAAGATACTAATGTTAAAATGAGATCAAACAATCAAAAATTTAAGACCAGATTAAAgcatatataattaaaatgcaaACATGCCCCAGCACAACAATTAGCAAAACACAGCACATTATGCAGTCAGTCTATCAAATGCCTGTCTAAACAGAAAAGactttatttatctgccaaaAGAAAGTAAGGAGAGTGCCAGTTTAATttctctgggaagggagttccagagccaggggcaaTAACTGATAAAGCCATCTCCCACGGTCCTACCATATGTACTTTGGAGAAtggagaggggaggaagagacTAGGAGTATCTCCATCCTGTCTGAATTACggttcaatttgtttgcccttatcCAGTCCAGTACTGATGATAGGGACTGGTTTAAGACCCAAACAGCTTCCTTGGTTTATAGTAGAAAGATTGTACGCCCTCTAAAGATAGAGTTGGATAGACCAAGACTCTGAACCCCACATTTCCAACCAACCTCCCCCAGTGATTTCATatata
This genomic interval from Anolis sagrei isolate rAnoSag1 chromosome 2, rAnoSag1.mat, whole genome shotgun sequence contains the following:
- the SMIM5 gene encoding small integral membrane protein 5, yielding MSYKDFQNELYAIGNKLWLKLQRLPKAEPVEIVSFSVIILFIAVVLLMIIIACSCCCGQCCSGSPKKKSRKIQVRPAVHT